A single region of the Candidatus Binatia bacterium genome encodes:
- a CDS encoding PadR family transcriptional regulator, whose product MKREPMLAGQIDLMVLAVVARKPSHGYDIIKALRVASGGHVDLAEGTLYPSLYRLEQAGYLASAAETVSGRSRRTYRLTPAGRAALRDRRRAWGDLVASVNAVIRGAAPDHG is encoded by the coding sequence ATGAAGCGCGAACCGATGCTCGCCGGCCAGATCGATCTCATGGTGCTCGCGGTGGTCGCCCGCAAGCCTTCGCACGGCTACGACATCATCAAGGCGCTTCGGGTGGCGAGCGGCGGCCACGTCGATCTCGCCGAGGGCACGCTCTACCCCTCGCTCTATCGACTCGAGCAGGCGGGCTATCTCGCGAGCGCCGCCGAAACCGTCTCGGGCCGCAGCCGCCGGACCTACCGGCTGACGCCGGCGGGGCGGGCGGCGCTGCGCGACCGCCGCCGCGCGTGGGGCGATCTGGTCGCGAGCGTGAACGCGGTCATCCGGGGCGCCGCTCCCGACCATGGATAG
- a CDS encoding permease prefix domain 1-containing protein: protein MDSPIANYLAELRQALRHDPLLARRVVEEAADHLQEIVAEERRNGMSQHEAEEAAVRRFGPAGPLAAQFGGFSLPLKIMVGLSSVMTIAVALWLFSVIALVLPSRDPSRIPFWSGIAIGFLVYSGLCLTYLIVGPRQAALRLVVLALSVAAILFGAYCVLQMVSAASSGRHFEGYLLLLGLIIAAHGIIALVYAAVSVAIARQIAAR from the coding sequence ATGGATAGCCCGATCGCGAACTACCTGGCCGAGCTGCGGCAGGCGCTGCGACACGACCCGCTGCTCGCACGACGCGTTGTCGAAGAGGCCGCCGATCACCTGCAGGAGATCGTGGCCGAGGAACGGAGGAATGGCATGTCACAGCATGAAGCCGAGGAAGCCGCCGTGCGCCGGTTCGGGCCGGCGGGACCGCTCGCCGCCCAGTTCGGCGGCTTCTCGCTCCCGCTCAAGATCATGGTGGGCTTGAGCTCGGTGATGACCATCGCCGTCGCTCTGTGGCTCTTCAGCGTGATCGCGCTCGTCCTGCCATCACGCGATCCGTCGCGAATCCCGTTCTGGAGCGGAATCGCGATCGGCTTCCTGGTGTACAGCGGGCTCTGCCTCACCTACCTGATCGTCGGTCCGCGGCAGGCGGCGCTGCGCCTGGTGGTCCTCGCGCTCTCGGTCGCGGCGATCCTGTTCGGAGCGTACTGCGTGCTGCAGATGGTCTCCGCGGCCTCCTCCGGCCGCCACTTCGAGGGCTATCTCCTGCTCCTGGGCCTCATCATCGCCGCGCACGGAATCATCGCACTCGTCTACGCGGCGGTGTCGGTCGCGATCGCGCGGCAGATCGCCGCGCGCTGA